One Helianthus annuus cultivar XRQ/B chromosome 7, HanXRQr2.0-SUNRISE, whole genome shotgun sequence genomic region harbors:
- the LOC110869218 gene encoding ATP-dependent Clp protease ATP-binding subunit CLPT1, chloroplastic, whose translation MATQSLSLLHISPSSSSSGYRNSHNSPLFTPTVRSSIGLQFSIQPLSYRSKTSGRYSSIVATVSSTPAAPTPEKAAPEKSAKWSFRFIKSFAMGELEARKLKYNNTGTESLLLGILVEGTSLAAKLLRESGVTLFKVRDETVNLLGKSDMYIFSPEHPPLTKAAQKAIDWAINEKLKSGETGEVTTSHLLLGIWAQKESAGYKIMAKLGFDDDKAKELAKTMDKEIILSYKKGV comes from the exons ATGGCTACACAATCTCTTTCACTACTTCACATCtcaccttcatcttcatcttccggTTACCGGAATTCACACAATTCTCCGCTCTTCACGCCTACGGTTAGGTCTTCAATCGGACTTCAGTTCTCAATTCAGCCTTTGAGTTACCGGAGTAAAACTTCTGGCCGTTATTCCTCCATCGTTGCAACCGTTTCTTCCACTCCTGCAGCTCC GACACCAGAGAAAGCAGCTCCTGAGAAATCAGCCAA ATGGTCGTTTAGATTTATAAAGTCGTTTGCGATGGGTGAATTGGAAGCTAGGAAGTTGAAGTATAATAACACCGGGACGGAGTCCTTGTTGTTGGGCATATTGGTTGAGG GAACCAGTTTGGCTGCAAAATTATTAAGAGAAAGTGGTGTAACGCTTTTCAAAGTAAGAGATGAAACTGTAAATTTACTCGGAAAATCAGACATGTATATTTTCAGCCCTGAACATCCTCCATTGACCAAAGCGGCTCAGAAGGCCATTGATTGGGCAATCAATGAGAAACTAAAGTCAG GTGAAACAGGAGAAGTGACGACATCGCATTTGCTTCTGGGAATATGGGCACAGAAGGAATCAGCTGGTTATAAAATAATGGCTAAACTTGGTTTCGATGATGATAAAGCTAAAGAGCTTGCTAAAACC ATGGACAAAGAAATTATTTTGAGCTACAAGAAGGGAGTTTAA